From the genome of Psychroserpens ponticola, one region includes:
- the hisA gene encoding 1-(5-phosphoribosyl)-5-[(5-phosphoribosylamino)methylideneamino]imidazole-4-carboxamide isomerase, whose amino-acid sequence MRIIPAIDIIEGKCVRLTNGDYNTKKIYNENPVEVAKEFEASGIQYLHLVDLDGAKAKHIVNYKVLEQISSKTNLKIDFGGGLKTDEDLHIAFNSGAKQITGGSIAVNKPEIFERWLSKYGGVKIMLGADCNNEKIAVNAWLEDSDMEVIPFIKSYENKGINYVICTDIAKDGMLEGPSFDLYKRILNESKSIKLIASGGVTSLNDLNALEDLGCEAAIIGKALYEGKILLRDLEIYS is encoded by the coding sequence ATGAGAATTATACCAGCAATCGATATTATAGAAGGAAAATGTGTTCGACTTACCAATGGTGATTATAACACAAAAAAAATATACAATGAAAACCCTGTTGAAGTTGCAAAAGAATTTGAAGCATCAGGAATACAATACCTTCATTTAGTAGACTTAGATGGAGCAAAAGCTAAACATATAGTTAATTACAAAGTTCTGGAACAAATATCTTCAAAAACAAATTTAAAAATTGATTTTGGAGGTGGTCTAAAAACTGATGAAGATTTGCACATCGCATTTAATTCAGGAGCAAAACAAATTACTGGTGGAAGTATTGCTGTAAATAAACCAGAAATATTTGAAAGATGGCTTTCAAAATATGGAGGCGTAAAAATAATGCTTGGAGCAGATTGCAATAATGAAAAAATTGCCGTAAACGCTTGGCTAGAAGATAGTGATATGGAAGTCATTCCTTTTATAAAATCCTATGAAAACAAAGGAATTAATTATGTAATTTGTACCGACATTGCTAAAGATGGCATGCTCGAAGGACCATCTTTTGACCTTTATAAACGTATTTTAAATGAATCAAAAAGCATCAAATTAATAGCATCTGGTGGTGTAACTTCATTAAACGACTTAAATGCATTAGAAGATCTAGGATGTGAAGCTGCTATTATTGGTAAAGCGCTTTATGAAGGCAAAATTTTATTGCGAGATTTAGAAATCTATTCATAA
- the hisH gene encoding imidazole glycerol phosphate synthase subunit HisH: protein MNVVIIDYGAGNIKSIQFAFKRLGIETTLSNNPKVIKNADKVIFPGVGEANSAMKMLKLSTLDTLIPDLKQPVLGICLGMQLMCNYTEEGNTKGLGIFNVDVKRFNDKLKVPQIGWNTVKNLKSDLFKNIKEGDYMYLVHSYYAENCIETIANSEYGLEYASALVNNNFYGVQFHPEKSSTKGEQLLKNFLEL from the coding sequence ATGAATGTAGTTATTATAGATTATGGAGCAGGTAATATTAAAAGCATACAGTTTGCTTTTAAGCGATTAGGAATAGAAACTACATTATCAAATAACCCAAAGGTTATTAAAAATGCTGATAAAGTCATTTTTCCAGGTGTAGGCGAAGCAAATTCAGCAATGAAAATGTTAAAATTAAGCACGCTTGACACACTCATTCCTGATTTAAAACAGCCTGTATTAGGAATATGTTTGGGCATGCAACTCATGTGCAATTATACTGAAGAAGGCAATACCAAAGGGCTTGGTATTTTTAATGTTGATGTAAAACGTTTCAACGATAAGCTTAAGGTTCCACAAATTGGATGGAACACTGTAAAAAATTTAAAATCAGACTTGTTTAAGAATATAAAAGAAGGGGATTACATGTATCTTGTGCATAGTTATTATGCTGAAAACTGTATAGAAACTATTGCCAATTCAGAATATGGTTTAGAATATGCATCAGCTTTAGTAAACAACAACTTTTATGGTGTGCAATTTCACCCAGAAAAGAGCAGTACAAAAGGAGAACAACTATTAAAGAACTTTTTAGAATTATGA
- a CDS encoding TfoX/Sxy family protein — protein MAFNEQLANRIREQLKLFPEAFTEKKMFGGICYLYNGKMTVGIVKEDLMVRILSDKIEAELVKDNVRPMDFTKRPMKEFVYVSQDGITTEIELLYYIELGLEHAKSKL, from the coding sequence ATGGCTTTCAACGAACAACTCGCAAACAGAATAAGAGAACAGCTTAAATTATTTCCTGAGGCATTCACTGAAAAGAAAATGTTTGGAGGCATCTGTTATTTATATAATGGAAAAATGACTGTTGGTATCGTTAAAGAAGATTTAATGGTAAGAATTCTTTCAGATAAAATAGAAGCAGAATTAGTCAAAGATAATGTAAGACCAATGGATTTTACAAAACGACCAATGAAAGAATTTGTTTATGTTTCACAAGATGGTATTACAACCGAAATAGAATTATTGTATTATATTGAATTGGGTCTAGAGCATGCCAAAAGTAAATTGTAA
- the hisIE gene encoding bifunctional phosphoribosyl-AMP cyclohydrolase/phosphoribosyl-ATP diphosphatase HisIE, giving the protein MNIDFNKNNGLVPAIIQDATTNNVLMLGYMNEEALKKTIDLNLVTFFSRTKQRIWTKGEKSGNVLNLVSIKLDCDNDTLLIKVHPKGPTCHKGSDSCWNENNSQQYGFLTELESIIETRKNSASKDTSYIASLFSKGINKIAQKVGEEAVEVIIEAKDTNDDLFLNESADLLFHYLILLQAKGYKIENVIEILQKRSR; this is encoded by the coding sequence ATGAACATAGATTTCAATAAAAATAACGGACTAGTTCCTGCAATTATACAAGATGCTACGACAAACAATGTATTAATGTTGGGTTATATGAATGAAGAAGCCCTAAAAAAAACTATAGATTTAAATTTAGTAACCTTTTTCAGCAGGACGAAACAACGCATTTGGACTAAAGGAGAAAAAAGTGGAAATGTTCTCAACTTAGTAAGTATAAAACTAGACTGCGATAATGATACGCTCTTAATTAAAGTGCACCCAAAAGGACCAACATGCCACAAAGGCTCAGACAGTTGTTGGAACGAAAACAACTCTCAGCAATATGGTTTTTTAACCGAATTAGAATCCATAATTGAAACAAGAAAAAATAGTGCTTCAAAAGATACGTCTTACATTGCTTCATTATTTTCAAAAGGAATTAATAAAATTGCTCAAAAAGTAGGAGAGGAAGCTGTTGAAGTTATCATCGAAGCAAAAGACACTAATGATGATTTATTTTTAAATGAAAGCGCAGATTTATTATTTCACTATTTGATTTTATTGCAAGCCAAAGGTTACAAAATAGAAAATGTAATAGAAATCTTACAAAAAAGAAGTAGATAA
- a CDS encoding zinc-dependent metalloprotease, which produces MNLKTSLIVLICLFSISTTILAQECGFDKQRDLLRQNPEFVQQELQFEQKIQNRILPENMQSRRATGVLTIPIVVHVLHLGEAVGSGTNISDAQIQSSIDNLNDFYRGQTAASPLDFEMEFALAQRDPDCNATTGINRIDASAVPNYATDGVSFQGSGADQNTLKDLSRWPETDYFNVWIVTEIDGNNGGGGFQGYANFYNGNFREGSVMMYSVFGYDPTNANPSWPLNFARDNSTVSHEVGHYFHLYHTFQGDDADNNGISDQCPDDSDVGTNGDGCADTVRHQRETSTCPATNACDSGNPWADDNTINNIMSYYSCTDLMTNDQKTRVRAAMEGTSLVNSKGDEPVDPTYAAPVAVCSNNLTSTNSAGILGVELNGVSFTSFSSASDGGNIDDSGNCSNYFEIDASTSNTINVTMFPSNFQQLAIWIDWNDDGDFNDDAEKQHYSEDILEDSVVPVTLTYPSSIPYDDYVRIRLLTELDNRYGASSIDDLPCDMSLQYGQSEDYAIYVMPDLAGPTTYTYNNGWSPSDPNGVATAGEDIIIASGNASINSNTTCNSLTVNAGAGLTVDSGATLTASNGLTLESSSTSYSSLILDGSVAGTINYERHVNINGSGETGNNDLISAPLTGQEFDDFVTANPNILNNGTLYLFGPFDKTIGDYTTYNGSATTTLDAGIGYRAASSDNDTFTFTGAANSGTVTQDITYSGPTDEQWNLVGNPYPSYLNVQAFLNHEVSSGVNNLDLMNTGTAAIYGYDGNAADGWVIYNLANTNASTVIAPGQGFFVSADPTNAPLYDLEFTPTMRSTGTSDDFILGRSANSTNSVLSKLFLSNSTKTSNTSIYFIEGTTRGLDNGYDASSYQRMSGELSIFTHLLEDNNGLDIAIQSLPYNDFNDVVIPLGINAGAGNQMTIGLETSSSLPSNINVYLEDTQKNTFTLLNTSDYVFTPTTDLAGVGRFFLRYSSNTIALNSNDDLNELIIYPNESHNDIIIKGMLTATTNADLYDIQGRLVLSNTLDQSNLTNTIDVSSISSGVYIIRVSNKNSTKTQKLIIK; this is translated from the coding sequence ATGAATTTAAAAACAAGTTTAATTGTACTAATATGCCTTTTTAGTATCAGTACTACTATTTTAGCTCAAGAATGTGGATTTGACAAACAAAGAGATTTACTGCGTCAAAATCCAGAATTCGTTCAACAAGAATTACAATTTGAACAAAAAATTCAAAATCGCATATTACCAGAAAACATGCAAAGCAGAAGAGCTACTGGTGTTTTAACAATTCCTATTGTTGTTCACGTACTACATTTAGGAGAAGCTGTTGGTTCTGGAACCAATATTTCAGATGCTCAAATTCAAAGTAGTATCGATAATCTTAATGACTTCTACAGAGGTCAAACTGCAGCTAGTCCACTAGATTTTGAAATGGAATTTGCTCTAGCTCAACGTGATCCAGATTGTAATGCTACAACTGGTATAAACAGAATTGATGCTTCAGCAGTACCAAACTATGCTACTGATGGTGTATCTTTTCAAGGTTCAGGAGCAGATCAAAATACATTAAAAGATTTAAGTCGCTGGCCAGAAACAGATTACTTCAATGTTTGGATTGTAACTGAAATTGATGGCAACAATGGAGGTGGAGGTTTTCAAGGCTATGCCAATTTTTATAATGGAAATTTCCGTGAAGGTTCTGTAATGATGTATAGTGTTTTTGGATATGATCCAACGAATGCAAATCCGTCTTGGCCTTTAAATTTCGCAAGAGATAATAGTACTGTTAGCCATGAAGTTGGCCACTACTTTCATTTATACCATACATTTCAAGGTGATGATGCTGACAATAATGGTATTTCAGATCAATGTCCAGACGATAGTGACGTTGGAACTAATGGTGATGGTTGTGCAGACACAGTACGACACCAAAGAGAAACAAGTACCTGTCCAGCAACAAATGCTTGCGATAGTGGAAACCCATGGGCTGATGATAATACCATAAATAATATTATGAGTTATTATTCATGTACAGATTTAATGACTAACGATCAAAAAACAAGAGTTAGAGCTGCAATGGAAGGTACATCACTTGTAAATTCTAAAGGTGATGAGCCTGTAGATCCAACTTATGCAGCTCCAGTTGCTGTTTGTAGTAATAACTTAACTTCTACTAATTCTGCTGGTATTCTCGGTGTTGAATTAAACGGAGTTTCATTTACATCGTTTTCTTCTGCTAGTGATGGCGGAAATATTGATGATTCTGGAAATTGCTCTAATTATTTTGAAATCGATGCGTCAACTTCAAATACAATAAATGTAACTATGTTTCCAAGTAATTTTCAACAATTAGCAATTTGGATTGATTGGAATGACGATGGAGATTTTAATGATGATGCAGAAAAACAACATTATTCTGAAGATATTCTTGAAGATTCAGTCGTTCCTGTTACTTTAACTTATCCTTCATCTATTCCTTATGATGATTATGTTAGAATTCGATTACTTACTGAATTAGATAATAGATATGGTGCGAGTAGTATTGACGATTTACCTTGTGATATGTCTTTACAATATGGACAATCAGAAGATTATGCCATTTATGTGATGCCAGATCTTGCAGGTCCAACAACCTACACCTATAATAATGGATGGTCACCAAGTGATCCAAATGGCGTTGCTACTGCTGGCGAAGATATTATAATTGCTTCTGGAAATGCTAGTATTAATTCAAATACAACTTGTAATAGTTTAACAGTAAATGCTGGAGCTGGCCTTACAGTCGATTCAGGAGCGACACTTACGGCTTCTAACGGTTTAACTTTAGAATCTAGCTCAACGTCTTACTCTAGTTTAATTCTTGATGGGTCTGTTGCTGGAACAATTAATTATGAACGTCATGTAAACATCAATGGTTCTGGTGAAACTGGAAATAACGATTTAATTTCTGCGCCTTTAACTGGTCAAGAATTTGATGACTTTGTAACTGCTAATCCAAATATTTTAAACAATGGCACCTTATATTTATTTGGTCCTTTTGACAAAACTATAGGAGACTATACAACCTACAATGGTTCAGCAACAACAACTCTAGATGCAGGTATTGGTTATAGAGCAGCATCAAGTGACAATGACACATTTACATTTACTGGAGCTGCCAATAGCGGAACAGTAACTCAAGATATTACATATTCTGGACCAACAGATGAACAATGGAACCTTGTTGGAAATCCATATCCTTCATATTTAAATGTGCAAGCATTTCTTAATCACGAAGTAAGTTCTGGTGTGAATAATTTAGATTTAATGAATACAGGAACTGCTGCGATATATGGATATGATGGAAATGCTGCAGACGGTTGGGTTATTTATAACCTAGCAAATACTAATGCGTCAACTGTAATTGCACCTGGTCAAGGATTCTTTGTAAGTGCAGACCCAACGAATGCACCGCTTTACGATTTAGAATTCACACCTACAATGCGATCTACTGGTACAAGTGACGATTTTATTTTAGGTCGTTCTGCAAATTCAACAAATTCAGTTTTAAGCAAATTATTTTTATCAAATTCAACTAAAACGTCAAATACAAGTATCTACTTTATTGAAGGTACAACGAGAGGTTTAGATAATGGCTATGATGCTAGTTCTTACCAAAGAATGTCTGGTGAACTTTCAATATTTACGCATCTTTTAGAAGACAATAATGGGTTAGATATCGCAATTCAATCATTACCATACAATGACTTTAATGATGTTGTGATTCCTTTAGGCATAAACGCAGGAGCAGGAAATCAAATGACTATAGGTCTTGAGACTAGTTCATCGTTACCTTCTAACATTAATGTATATTTAGAAGATACTCAAAAGAATACGTTTACATTACTGAATACTTCAGATTATGTATTTACACCTACAACTGATCTAGCTGGTGTTGGTCGTTTCTTTTTGAGATATTCTTCAAATACTATTGCTTTAAATTCAAATGATGACCTTAATGAGTTAATCATTTATCCAAATGAAAGTCATAACGATATTATCATTAAAGGGATGCTAACTGCAACAACAAATGCTGATTTGTATGATATTCAAGGACGTTTGGTATTAAGTAATACATTAGATCAATCTAACTTGACCAATACAATTGATGTATCATCAATTAGTTCTGGCGTTTATATTATTAGAGTTTCTAATAAAAATAGCACTAAGACACAAAAACTTATTATTAAATAG
- the tsaD gene encoding tRNA (adenosine(37)-N6)-threonylcarbamoyltransferase complex transferase subunit TsaD encodes MSSQNIYILAIESSCDDTAAAVMLNGKILSNIVATQKIHEAYGGVVPELASRAHQQNIVPVVDQALKKANIDKSQLSAIAFTRGPGLMGSLLVGTSFAKSLAYGLDIPLIDVNHMQAHILAHFIEEPDFVKPPFPFLAMTISGGHTQIVNVSSYFEMDVIGETIDDAVGEAFDKSGKILGLGYPAGPEIDRRAKLGNPKAYQFTKPKVGGLNFSFSGLKTQILYFIQKQVKANPNFIEANLNDICASIQYTIIGILIDKLKLATKETGITHIAIGGGVSANTGIRQALKDGEQKFGWTTYIPKFEYTTDNAAMIAIVGHFKYLEGNYADQRVMASSRLKI; translated from the coding sequence ATGAGCTCACAAAATATATATATTCTTGCAATTGAGTCGTCATGTGATGATACTGCAGCAGCAGTAATGCTTAACGGTAAAATTTTGAGCAACATTGTAGCGACTCAAAAAATACATGAAGCTTATGGAGGCGTTGTTCCTGAATTGGCATCAAGAGCACATCAACAAAACATAGTTCCTGTTGTAGATCAAGCGCTAAAAAAAGCGAATATTGATAAATCACAATTAAGTGCCATCGCTTTTACTCGTGGACCAGGATTAATGGGTTCGTTATTGGTTGGCACTTCTTTTGCAAAATCATTGGCTTACGGATTAGATATTCCTTTGATAGATGTGAACCATATGCAAGCTCATATTTTGGCTCATTTTATTGAAGAACCAGATTTTGTTAAACCGCCTTTCCCGTTTTTGGCAATGACCATTTCTGGAGGACATACGCAAATTGTAAATGTGTCTTCATATTTTGAAATGGATGTTATAGGAGAAACTATTGATGATGCTGTTGGTGAAGCATTTGACAAAAGTGGAAAAATTTTAGGTTTAGGTTATCCTGCTGGACCAGAAATTGATAGACGAGCAAAGCTAGGAAACCCGAAAGCATATCAATTTACAAAGCCAAAAGTTGGCGGCTTGAATTTTAGTTTTTCAGGATTGAAAACTCAGATATTATATTTCATTCAGAAACAAGTTAAAGCCAACCCGAATTTTATTGAAGCGAATTTGAATGACATTTGTGCCTCTATCCAATATACAATTATTGGAATTTTAATTGACAAGTTGAAACTAGCGACTAAAGAAACTGGCATTACTCATATCGCAATTGGTGGAGGTGTTTCGGCAAATACTGGAATTCGGCAAGCATTGAAAGATGGAGAACAAAAGTTTGGCTGGACGACCTACATTCCAAAGTTTGAATACACGACTGATAATGCCGCAATGATAGCCATCGTTGGGCATTTTAAATATTTAGAAGGTAATTACGCAGATCAACGTGTCATGGCATCTTCAAGGCTGAAAATTTAA
- a CDS encoding tRNA pseudouridine synthase A, translated as MFNKKRYYYLIKIQYLGYRFHGWQKQPKLKTIHLMIDRTLNFILKGKDFKTLGSGRTDAMVSANETAFELFIYEKIEDETAFLELFNHNLPQDLRALAIEEVDAEFNIIQHSKIKEYIYLFTFGQKCHPFCAPLMTTILDDLDIELMKKGATLFEGVHNFKPYCFRATDKGLYIREVESCQLVENTLYTANFFPKQTYTLIVKGKGFGRNQIRLMMGTLIKLGRGEVDLNYIQNSLKPESTEVMDFIAPASGLILNSVNFE; from the coding sequence ATGTTTAATAAGAAACGTTACTATTATTTAATTAAGATTCAATACTTAGGATATCGATTTCATGGTTGGCAAAAACAACCTAAACTGAAAACGATTCATTTAATGATAGATAGAACACTAAATTTCATTCTTAAAGGCAAAGATTTTAAAACCTTAGGCTCTGGAAGAACTGATGCCATGGTTTCTGCAAATGAAACGGCATTCGAACTTTTTATTTATGAAAAGATAGAAGACGAAACGGCCTTTTTAGAATTGTTTAATCACAACCTTCCACAAGACTTAAGAGCTTTAGCAATAGAAGAAGTTGATGCCGAATTTAACATCATTCAGCATTCAAAAATTAAAGAATATATTTACCTATTCACATTCGGACAAAAATGTCATCCGTTTTGTGCACCTTTAATGACTACCATTCTTGATGATTTGGATATTGAACTTATGAAAAAAGGTGCAACTCTTTTCGAAGGAGTGCATAATTTCAAACCGTATTGTTTTAGAGCTACAGACAAAGGGTTGTATATTCGAGAAGTTGAAAGCTGTCAATTGGTTGAAAACACTTTGTATACTGCAAATTTCTTTCCGAAGCAAACATACACGCTAATTGTAAAAGGAAAAGGTTTTGGACGTAATCAAATTCGGCTAATGATGGGAACACTAATCAAATTGGGTAGAGGAGAAGTGGACTTAAATTACATTCAAAATTCATTAAAACCTGAAAGTACAGAAGTGATGGATTTTATTGCTCCTGCTTCTGGACTAATTTTAAATTCAGTGAATTTTGAATAA
- a CDS encoding LytTR family DNA-binding domain-containing protein: protein MSKTYPFDPSIKHHLLIALGLCVWIFVFLYFTEPLDVNEFENTEKLIYLPLYGLIGALLYVMVLPFQMWLLKKSNAKWKLSKELLVLGLFIVFAIFGLRLFYLHFIVEWHPNAYTFWYHLKSIIFPAMLTILPIVIIGRFAFGKYKEKKLEEQKIEIQGEGNYESLRLQLNELICIQSSDNYIEVFYFNGANLKKTLIRNKLSVIDESFPELLRTHRSFIINPFHFQSWKTEKGKHFLLLAYDIEVPISKTYLDNVKAQLNSATD from the coding sequence GTGTCTAAAACATATCCATTTGATCCTTCAATAAAACACCATTTGCTCATTGCATTAGGTTTATGTGTTTGGATTTTTGTATTTCTATATTTCACAGAACCACTTGATGTGAATGAGTTTGAAAACACAGAAAAATTAATATATTTACCTCTTTACGGATTAATAGGAGCCTTGTTGTATGTTATGGTTCTTCCGTTTCAGATGTGGTTGTTAAAAAAAAGTAACGCTAAATGGAAACTTTCAAAAGAACTACTCGTTTTAGGTTTATTTATAGTTTTTGCAATTTTTGGATTACGTCTTTTTTACTTGCATTTCATTGTGGAATGGCATCCAAATGCTTACACTTTTTGGTATCATCTGAAATCAATTATTTTCCCTGCGATGCTAACCATATTGCCAATTGTAATAATAGGTCGCTTTGCCTTCGGAAAATATAAAGAGAAGAAATTAGAAGAACAAAAAATTGAAATTCAAGGGGAAGGCAATTATGAAAGTTTACGACTTCAGTTAAATGAATTAATCTGCATTCAATCTTCTGATAATTATATCGAAGTTTTTTATTTCAATGGAGCTAATTTAAAGAAAACACTCATCAGAAATAAATTATCTGTTATTGACGAATCATTTCCAGAATTATTAAGAACACATCGTAGTTTTATTATCAACCCATTTCATTTTCAATCTTGGAAAACTGAAAAAGGGAAACATTTTTTATTACTCGCATACGATATTGAAGTGCCAATTTCTAAAACGTATTTAGATAATGTAAAAGCACAGTTAAATTCCGCCACAGATTAA
- a CDS encoding S41 family peptidase, giving the protein MKISTAICIIFLFTVASAFSQSHTCDCKTDLDFIVQKIKKMPSYKKQIKGEKATQFTNSYHTLSTKMQQPILIEDCYKMLLKQMSFINDNHASIKVNEIYLSEEDSKDEIKLAAFKATERYKNHPRTTRNLSELQEELSKKALEDIEGIYDYYGDEQKIGIYYAGNQKDLIGVVLESSLNQWEAGEIRFYATHTTGHKYNVYHYDRITRTPSQVKSFTFENGRLWSYKKEGNTDNNEFRDASLPQLDFKQINENTQYLYFGDFSNSKKSEHQKFFKDVENKLTAENVIVDLRSNSGGNKKFSDPFLKLLKNKNIYVLTNCFTGSNGEQFTVKLKNLKNTQHLGQATFGIIAYGLNYGRSYDTPSGYFRITPTDMNFHEFYEYEGKGITPEIALDFDSDWINQTLTIIGNNK; this is encoded by the coding sequence ATGAAAATTTCAACAGCAATTTGTATCATTTTTTTATTCACAGTAGCTTCAGCTTTTTCTCAATCTCATACCTGCGATTGCAAAACTGATTTGGATTTTATAGTTCAAAAAATTAAAAAAATGCCTTCATATAAGAAGCAAATAAAAGGCGAAAAAGCGACTCAGTTTACAAATTCATATCATACACTTTCAACTAAAATGCAACAGCCCATTTTAATTGAAGATTGCTATAAAATGCTATTAAAACAAATGTCTTTCATTAATGATAACCATGCATCAATTAAAGTAAATGAAATTTATTTATCTGAAGAAGATTCAAAAGATGAGATTAAGTTAGCAGCTTTCAAGGCTACAGAGCGGTATAAAAACCATCCTAGAACTACTCGTAATCTTTCAGAATTACAAGAAGAATTATCTAAAAAAGCACTAGAAGATATAGAAGGGATTTATGATTATTATGGTGATGAGCAAAAAATTGGTATCTATTATGCAGGCAACCAAAAAGACTTAATTGGTGTGGTTTTAGAAAGTAGTTTGAATCAATGGGAAGCTGGGGAAATTAGATTTTACGCGACACATACAACTGGTCATAAATATAATGTATATCATTATGATAGAATTACTAGAACACCTAGTCAAGTAAAAAGCTTCACTTTTGAAAATGGCAGATTATGGTCTTATAAAAAAGAAGGGAACACAGATAACAACGAATTTCGTGACGCTAGTTTGCCTCAATTAGATTTTAAACAAATCAATGAGAATACACAGTACTTATACTTTGGAGATTTCAGTAACAGTAAGAAAAGTGAACATCAAAAATTCTTTAAAGATGTTGAAAATAAACTTACTGCTGAGAATGTTATCGTTGACCTTAGAAGTAATAGTGGTGGAAATAAAAAATTCTCAGACCCGTTTTTGAAGCTTTTAAAAAATAAAAATATTTATGTTTTAACTAATTGTTTTACAGGGAGTAATGGTGAGCAATTTACAGTAAAACTTAAAAATTTAAAAAACACTCAACACTTAGGTCAAGCTACTTTTGGAATCATCGCTTATGGACTTAATTACGGCAGAAGCTATGATACACCTTCAGGTTATTTTAGAATAACACCTACAGACATGAACTTCCACGAATTTTATGAATATGAGGGCAAAGGTATTACTCCTGAGATAGCATTAGATTTTGATAGTGATTGGATAAATCAAACGCTTACTATTATTGGGAATAATAAATAA
- the hisF gene encoding imidazole glycerol phosphate synthase subunit HisF: MLTKRIIPCLDIKNGRTVKGINFINLRDAGDPVELAKQYAKLGADELVFLDISATIEGRKTMHDMVLKVAEHVNIPFTVGGGISSIEDVDDLLHCGADKVSINSSAIKRPELINELSNKFGSQCIVVAIDAKQIENEWFVHLAGGTIPTEIKLFDWAKEVEKRGAGELLFTSMNNDGTKLGFANEALSKLSEIVNIPIIASGGAGTVQHFIDTFTKGKADAALAASVFHFGDINILELKKELKENRIEVRLL, from the coding sequence ATGTTAACAAAACGTATAATTCCGTGTCTGGATATTAAAAACGGCAGAACCGTTAAAGGCATCAATTTCATCAACTTACGTGACGCTGGTGATCCTGTTGAATTAGCAAAACAATATGCAAAACTAGGAGCTGATGAATTAGTGTTTCTAGATATATCAGCAACTATAGAAGGACGTAAAACCATGCACGATATGGTTCTAAAAGTTGCAGAACATGTAAATATCCCTTTTACGGTTGGAGGTGGTATTTCGTCAATTGAAGATGTTGATGATTTGTTGCATTGCGGAGCCGATAAAGTATCTATAAACTCAAGTGCAATAAAACGTCCTGAATTAATTAATGAATTATCAAATAAATTTGGTAGCCAATGTATTGTGGTTGCCATTGATGCCAAACAAATCGAAAATGAGTGGTTTGTTCACTTAGCTGGAGGAACTATTCCTACAGAAATTAAATTATTCGATTGGGCAAAAGAGGTTGAAAAAAGAGGTGCTGGTGAACTATTGTTCACTTCAATGAATAATGACGGAACAAAATTAGGTTTTGCTAATGAAGCTTTATCCAAACTATCAGAAATTGTAAACATTCCTATTATTGCTTCTGGTGGAGCAGGAACAGTTCAACATTTTATAGACACATTTACAAAAGGCAAAGCTGATGCTGCTTTGGCTGCTAGTGTATTTCATTTTGGTGACATTAATATTTTAGAATTAAAAAAAGAATTAAAAGAAAATAGAATAGAAGTAAGATTATTATAA